The genomic region GAGCCAAGCCTTCAACGCAGAGAATCCAGGTGGAGAAGATTCCTGCTGATGAGCAGCTCAGTCAAAAACTTCAGTTGCCCCACGGAACAAGCTGTTACTGGATTGAAAGAGTCCGCTTCGCAGACGACGTGCAAGCTGCCTATTGCATTGACGTCATTCCTGAGAATCTGT from SAR324 cluster bacterium harbors:
- a CDS encoding UTRA domain-containing protein; translation: MERSGDVPKTTPYRSREWLGKVEQFTEHTRKVGAKPSTQRIQVEKIPADEQLSQKLQLPHGTSCYWIERVRFADDVQAAYCIDVIPENLLADGLKEQVFRDSLFELLSKS